CGGAACTCGTGGTGGAAACCAGAAGTGCTGTGCTCTTTGATTTGGCTTCATGGAAACCCAGGGGAACAAAGCTCCAGAGCGCTTCGACGGAGATAATGAGCCCTATCAATACGATCGTGAAAACAGATTCCAAGATTCGAGATTCAATCGCCACACCAACCAATAGGACGGCAATGGCAATCGCATCCATCAGTGCAATAGATGCCAACAGGGCTGGAACGGCGCGGCGACGCGAGATCGTGCGCGCGAGCGCACCGTGCCTGCCGATGGAATCTTCGATCGACAAACCGCACTCGGGGCAGAGTGAAGTGGGAGGCAGGCCGGCGATCGAGTAGCCGCAGGAGATGCAGGTGGTGGAGAATGGCATTGGGCAAGGGCAGCGTATCGGAACGATGAATCACGCCAGCGCGACGCGCGCCCGTTTCACGGGCGAGTGAGCTGAAGAGGCGATTGCCAGATGCTGCGCATTTGGCAACGATCATCCGCCCTTGTCATGGGCTACAAGGTGCGCGGAGCACGGAGAAGAAGGAGTCCTCCCTTCCCCCAACCCCTTCCCTCAGGGAAGGGGCGTCGGAAGCGCGGGTCCGTCGGCCTGTAATAGTTTGGAAACGTTGCGCGCCCACCCCCTTTCCCCCTCCCTCAGGGAGGGGGTTTCGGAAGAGCGAGCCGATCGATGGCGCCGGCGAGCGAGCGCTGCGCTTCCTGGACGGCGGTCATCGCGGCGGTGGAGCGGTCGAGTGCGCCGAGGACGGCGTCGAGCGTGCGGCGTTCCTGCATGAGGCGATCGTGTGTTTCAGCGATCTGCTTTTCGCGGGTTGCACTGGCACGGCGCTCGGAGAGCCACATCCACGCGACGAAACCGGCGAGACCGAATTGAGAGAGGATGGGGGTGAGGGTGTCGTTCATGAGCAGGCACTCGGCACTCGGCACTAGGCACTGGGCACTAGGGAAAGGCATCGGGAAGGGCATTGATTATCTTTACTGATGCCCGATGCCACATGCCCGATGCCGCCTTCATGGCGTGTCGTTGAATCTTCGGAAGCGCGCGGTGTAGGCGAGCGAGAACGCGCGGCCGCGGTCGGTGCGATCGGCTTCTTCGAAGGTGATGAAGCTCATCTGCGTGAACGTGCGCCCGGCGTTGTCGATGAGCGTGCCGGGTGTCGGCGGCTCGATCAACTGCGCCGTGATGGCGTCGCGGAGCGTCCAGAGCGCGGACTGACTGGATGCGATCAGGCGGCCGGTGATGCGGATGGTGAGTTCTTCGAGCCCGAGCCAGCCGCTGCCGCTGAGTTGGATGCCGAGGCGGAGCTTGGGAACGACGAGCTGGCCCTGATACTCGAGCGCGAAGCGGTGAGGACCGGAGCCGAAGAGATTGAGAGATTTGAAGGAAGACATGGGAATGGCGGATGTGGGATGGCGAATGTCGGATGTGAGAACGCGGAATGCGGAACCGGAGAGAACGCGGAGTTGCGGAGGTTGCGGAGTTGTGCGGAGGGTGAGGAGATGGCGAGATGAAGAGGTGGGGAGGTGAATGTGTGCGATGGATCACCTGCTTCGCTGCTCATCTTGTCATTTCCTCATCACGCATCGCTGAACGTAATCGGATCGGTTGCGCCGTTGGGCGAGAGCGCGGCGAGGGAGATGATGCGTTCTGGCTTCGCCGCGAGATCGTTGCGGATACTGCGGACAACGACCTGCGCGGAGACTTTCTGCCGGTGCGCGTGCGAAGCATTGGGGGAGATGATGAATTCGAGCGTCCCTTGCTCGCCGGGCTTTGGGCCTGCGAGTGTGAACTCGCGCTCGAGTCGCTGCGTGATCGTGATCTCGACTTTGACTTCGGGGATGTCGGCGAAGATGGCGAACGGGCCGGAGTCGGACCATTCGACGATTTCGCGATGCGCGAGACGATCGATCGAAACCGAATCGATGTCGGGGAGATCGATCGAGAGAAGCGAGAGTTGGGAGGGGTTGAGGAAGAGCATGGGGAAAGCAAGAGGCACTGGGCACTGGGCACTGGGCACTGGGCACTAGGCATTTGGCACTTGGCACTGGGCATCAGGCATCGGGCATCGGGCATCAGAAAGAGACTGGAGGCGGAAAGATGGGCGTTCAAGTTCGGATGAGCGGCACGATGCTCGCGCGGCGGGTCGCGTCGGGGAGGAAGTCGCCGTCGGCATCGATTTCCGCGACGAGTGAAGAGCGTTCGAGCGACACGAGTTGTTCGTAGCGCTTGGCGCGGCGGGCGAGAGGGCCGTCGGGCGATTGGATTTCGGAAGCGGAGGAGAAGATCGATGCGAGCGTGGCGAGTGCCGCGTAACGGGCGAGGGCTTCGGGATTGGTGACGATCGGAGATGGATTCCCTTGGGAGTCGGTTGCGGGCTGCGCAGGATCGAGGCCGAGTGATCGGAAGACCCGGTCGGTGACGATCACGATCTGCGGGCGGAAGGTGTGGAGGATGACCGTTGCGCCGGTGATCGGCGCGGGCACGAGCACGGTGTCGCTTGCTGCTGCGCGGACGCGCGAGATCTGGGCGGTTGTTGCGGAGAGTTTCGCGACCACTTCGTGCGGGATTTCGTTGATGAGGACGACCATGCCGGGCGCGAGCTGTGCGCCGTCGAAGTTCACATCAAAGCTCGAGATCGTGAGGGTTGTGCCGCTGACGGTGCCGGAAGCCTTGATGAGCTGCTGCGAAACCCAGCGGATTTCGGAGAAGAGGTTGGGTTCGAGGCGGAGGAGATCGGCGTCGGTGAGGAGCATGGGGAGGGTCCAGAAGGGGCAGAGGGGCAGAGGGCAAAGGGGCAAAGGGGCGAAGGGACGGAGAGAAGAGGTGATGAGCGCCGGAGAAGCCCGCGCCGGGCGGGGAACGTCCGGCGCGAGGGAGGAGCCGCGACCCGTCAGCACGTGCTCTGGTTTGCCGCACGTCGAGGTATGTCGCGGGGGGAGGTGTCGAGGTGTCAAGGTGTCGAGAGGAAGGAATGGAGAGGGGAACAGGAGAAGAGGAGAACAGGTGAAGAGGTGAGGAGGTGTGAGGGCGAGTGGTTTGGAATCCCTTTGTCCCTTTGCCACTCCGCCACTCGGACCCTTCTTCTTCACGTCAGGCCGCGGATGATGCCGTGCGCGTTTTCGTTCTTGAATTCGAGCGTGTATTCGCCGACGACCTGTCCCGCGGTGGCGTCGCCGGTCTGCGCGAGCGGTTTGAACGCGAACGAGCGGCCCTGGAGCGGCATGACGCTGATGCGCGAGGAATCAAGCAGAAGGATCGAATCGCTCGGGACCCAGCGGCTGAGAATGACGCGGCAGACGCCGAAGTCGCTCTCGTAGGTGCTGATCATGTCGCGGAACGACATGTCTTCGGGCGTGTACGCGCGGCTGCCGGTCGCGAAGCCGTTGATGCGGCGCTTGAGCGCGCCGGAGCAGACGATGGTGTCGATCTTGCCTTGACTCTGCTCCCAGATGAAGCGGAGCGCGGCGTTGAGAACGGGCTCGTTGAGATCGGTGCCGCTGCCGCCACCGGCGGGCATCTGCCCGGTGTTCGGCGCGTATTGATTCGTCGAGATGAGGCGGATCATTCCGTTCATCGAGCGCCGAATCGTGCTCGACCCTTGCGGGTTGCTCGCGGGCGCGACGCCGTTGATCACGCAGTTCTCGAGATCGCGGAGCAATTCGCGCAGGCGCTCCTGTTTCTGGTATTCGAGTTCATCGTCGATGCCGTGCTGGCGTGCCGCACGCATCGAACCGGAGACTTCGACGGTCGAAGTGAAGATCTGGGTGTAGTTGGCTTTTCGTGCGCGAAGCGTGAAGCGGGCGGTGGTCGCGTCGGCGCCTTCGAGCGCGGCGTTGCCCAGGATGAAGAAGCGTTTGCCGTTGGTGAGAGTTGCCTTTGCGGTCGTGCCGTAGCCGCGGACGACGGTGAGCACGTTGCCGGCGACGGCGGTCACCTGCATCACTTCGGCACTGGCATCGGGGCGGACGAGATCGCCGATCTGGAAGCGCGAGCCGTTCTGGACGGTGAGGCTGGTCGCGTTCTGGGCGTCGGGAGTGAAGGTCGTCTGGTTGAGCGTGTCGGTGTTGGGGAGGAGCGAATCTTCGATCCACTCGTGGATCGTGCTGAGAGCGGGGCGCTTGGCATCGCCCAGGTAGTCGAGCAGCGGAGTTTCGTACGGAGAGACGATGCCGACGATGTCGGAGACGTCTTCCATGATTTCGGGGAGGTTGGACCCGGCGGCGAAGGTGGTTTTTCCGGAGTAAGACATCGAGACGTTCCTGAGGAAGAGAGAGACACAGAGGTAAGAGAGAGAACGCGGAGTTGCGGAGAATGTGGAGTTGCGCGGAGAGAGGAGCGGGAGCGAAGAAGAGGAATGCGAGGCCCTTCCCCCAACCCCTCCCGTCAGTGGAGGGGCGTTAGAGAGCGAGCCCCGCGCGGGCGCGGAGGTAGGTGAGAAGAGAGCGGCGATCGCCGCGGGAGCGGGCCTGCTCGGCGAGATCGGAGAGCGAGTCGGCCGGAGAGGTGCTGATCGCTGGACTCATCGCGGAGGGGACGCTCGGGCGGGTCGAGAGCGCGGATTCGAAGAGAAAGGGCTTGCTGGCGCGCAGCGTTTCGATAAGCAATTGGATGTCGGGCGCGTCGGCTTTCGCGTCGGGCTTTTCGAGCATCGAGGCGAGCATGAGCGAGGCGACTTCGGTGTCGATCGCGCCGGCGCTCGTGAGGGCGCGGTCGATTGCTCGTGCTTGTTGTTCGCGTGCGAGCGCTTCGCGGAGCGATTGGGATTCGAATTCGAGCTGGGCGAGCCGGGTTTCGGCCTCGAGCGCACGGGCGCGCCAATCGGCTTCTTCGGAGGTTGGCGGATGGGTTGCCGTTGATGTGGGTGAAGTTGGCGGTGTGCCGCCGTCTTCTTCGGGTGGGGGAGCGGTTTCGGGCATGGGAAGTTCCTTTGAAAGGGCCAAATGGCCAAAGCGCCAAAGGGCCAAAGAAGAAAGCTCAAAGCAACAAAGCTCAAAGCTCAAATCCGGAAACGGGAAAGAAGTCGCGGCGGCATGTCTTTGGCATTTGGCCACTTGGCGCTTTGGCCATTTCTCACACCGCCCCGTCATCCCGCGGCGTGTATCCGAGTTCGTTGAGGAGGCGCTGCTTGTCCACGCCGATGCGGAGTTTGGCTTCGGCGGTTTGGACTTGCTGCAGGTCGTCGGCGGGGAGCGGATCGGGCCAGTCGATGCGGATCGAGCGATCCACTTCGTCGGTCTTGAGGATGTCGAGGTGATCGAGCGCGGCCAGAATCAGGCGCGATGCTTCGGCGAGTCCCCTTCCGTAGGTCACTTGTTTACGCGCGGTGCGGCTGAGCAGGCCCATAAGCGTGACGCGGAGCGCCATCGCGCTCGAGAGATTGCCGACTTTGCCCTGGACGACGCCGGTCGCGAGAGGGGGAACGCCGCTGAGCTTGTCGAGCGCGTTGCGGAGCGCTTCGAAGTGAGCATCTTCGGATGGCGCTTCGGCGTCGCCGCCGAATGTCTGGATGGAGGCCTGCGTGTCGTCGGTCGAGATCATGACGCCGGGGCCGATCGCGAGCGAATCGGGCGAGCCGAGCCCGCGGCAGAGGTACATCTTGAAACTCTGCATCGAGAGGCGGTACGCGCGATCGGTGAGGCGGGTATTGAGTTCATCCTGGAGCGGGATGAGCGGCTCGACTTCGCCGATGCCGCTGTAGTGGAACGGCTGGCTGACGTTCTGGATGTGGACGACCGGGATGCGGCCGTTTGTCCAGGGTGTTTCGTCGGCGGAGACGAGGCGATCGTTCTCGTAGGTGTGTTGAAAATCGGAAGAGAGAATCTCGGTGTGCGTTGTGCGCTTTCGCCGCGCTGAATCGGAAGAGAGAAGCGAGCGGAAGAGGCCGGGCTGTGCGGCTTCGTGCTCTTCGCGCTCGAAGCGGATGACATAGGCGGAGAGACGTCGGAAGTCGGAGGTATCGGAGACGGGGATGCCGCGGCGCGGGTCAATGGTTTCGATGCGGACGGGGGGCGCGATTCGGAGCGCCTCGGGCGGGGTTACGCCGAGGGCTCTTGCGCGTCGGCGAAAATCTGCGGCGGTTTCGGTGACGCGGACGAGCAGATCGACGTGACCGAAGACGTGGGCGAGGAGCGCGAAATCGGTGAAGAGTGAGATGCCGCCGCTGGATTCCCAGATCGCGTCGAGCGCGGATTCGACGGCGCTGCGGGTTGCCTGCGAGCGCGCCGTGCTGATGAAGCGGATGGGCTTTGCGAAAAGGAAATCAACCATGGCGTGGACGCGCCAGGCGATGTCGTTCTCGATGACGAGTTCGCGGGGAGAACGGAGGCGGTCGTCG
The DNA window shown above is from Phycisphaeraceae bacterium and carries:
- a CDS encoding DUF5309 family protein — translated: MSYSGKTTFAAGSNLPEIMEDVSDIVGIVSPYETPLLDYLGDAKRPALSTIHEWIEDSLLPNTDTLNQTTFTPDAQNATSLTVQNGSRFQIGDLVRPDASAEVMQVTAVAGNVLTVVRGYGTTAKATLTNGKRFFILGNAALEGADATTARFTLRARKANYTQIFTSTVEVSGSMRAARQHGIDDELEYQKQERLRELLRDLENCVINGVAPASNPQGSSTIRRSMNGMIRLISTNQYAPNTGQMPAGGGSGTDLNEPVLNAALRFIWEQSQGKIDTIVCSGALKRRINGFATGSRAYTPEDMSFRDMISTYESDFGVCRVILSRWVPSDSILLLDSSRISVMPLQGRSFAFKPLAQTGDATAGQVVGEYTLEFKNENAHGIIRGLT
- a CDS encoding phage portal protein, producing MAHRLQAFSDVGLNEASLALLLKEHETRTLPRLDKLWTYYRNALEPVARAGSVTGANARWYAQPQQIGLPSRLTNPASTNTDDRLRSPRELVIENDIAWRVHAMVDFLFAKPIRFISTARSQATRSAVESALDAIWESSGGISLFTDFALLAHVFGHVDLLVRVTETAADFRRRARALGVTPPEALRIAPPVRIETIDPRRGIPVSDTSDFRRLSAYVIRFEREEHEAAQPGLFRSLLSSDSARRKRTTHTEILSSDFQHTYENDRLVSADETPWTNGRIPVVHIQNVSQPFHYSGIGEVEPLIPLQDELNTRLTDRAYRLSMQSFKMYLCRGLGSPDSLAIGPGVMISTDDTQASIQTFGGDAEAPSEDAHFEALRNALDKLSGVPPLATGVVQGKVGNLSSAMALRVTLMGLLSRTARKQVTYGRGLAEASRLILAALDHLDILKTDEVDRSIRIDWPDPLPADDLQQVQTAEAKLRIGVDKQRLLNELGYTPRDDGAV